The sequence CCATGTCCGCGCCGAGCGGGCCCGGCCGGTACAGCGCGCAGATGGCGGTGATGTCGTCCCAGCCCGTGGGCGCCATCTTGCGCACCAGTTCCTGCATGCCGCTGCTCTCGAGCTGGAAGATGCCGACAGTGCGGCCCTCCTGCAGCAGCTTGAAGGTGGCCTCGTCCTCGGTCGGGATCTGGTCGGCCGTCAACCGCCGGCCCGTGGTCTCGGCGATAAGGACGAGCGCCTTGTCGATCACCGTCAGCGTGCGCAGGCCCAGGAAGTCCATCTTGAGCAGGCCGAGGGCCTCGCTCATCTTCATGTCGTACTGGACGGTGATGTCGCCCTTGGTATTCCGGTACAGCGGCGCGTGCTCGACCAGCGGCGACGGCGTGATCAGCACGCCGGCGGCGTGGATGCCCGTGTTGCGGTTGAACCCCTCCAGCACCAGCGCGTTGCGCAGCAGCCGCGCGTGCTCGGGCGACTCCTGCGCCACCTCCTTGAGGCCGGGCGCCTCGTCGATCGCCTTCTGCAGCGTGATGCCGAGTTCCTCGGGCACAAGCTTGCTGATGCGGTCGCTCTCGGCGAACGGGAAGTCGAGCACCCGCGCCACGTCCTTGAGCACCGCGCGCGCGGCCATGGTGCCGAAGGTGATGATCTGCGAGACGTTCTCACGCCCGTACTTGTTGGCCACGTACTCGATGACGCGGCCGCGCCCTCGTAGCAGAAGTCGACGTCGATATCCGGCATCGAGATGCGTTCGGGGTTGAGGAACCGCTCGAACAGCAACTGGTGGCGGATGGGGTCGATGTCGGTGATCCCCATGCTGTAGCAGACGAGGCTGCCGGCGGCCGAGCCGCGGCCCGGGCCCACCGGCACGTTCATGCGCCGCGAAGCGTCGATGAAGTCCCAGACGATGAGGAAGTAGCCCGCGTAGCCGGTCTGGGCGATGACCCCCAGCTCGTAGGCCAGGCGCTCCTCCAGCTCGGGCGTGATCGTGCCGTACCGCTTCGCCAGCCCGGCGCGCGCCAGGTGGGTCAGGTACGCGTCGGCCGTGGCGAAGCCCTCGGGCAGGGGGAACGCCGGCAGCAGTAGCTTGCCGAGCTCCAGCTTGAAGTCGACCTGGTCGGCGACGCGCAGCGTGTTGGCCACCGCTTCCGGCCAGTCGCGGAACAGCGCCAGCATCTCGGCCGTGGACTTGAAATAGACCTCGGGCGTGTTGCTGCGCCAGCGCGAGGGATCGTTGATCGTCTTGCCGGTCTGCAGCGCCATGAGGATGTCGTGCGCCTCGTGGTGCTCCCGGTCCAGGAAATGGCAGTCGTTGGTGGCGATGATGGGGCAGCCGGTCTGCCGCGCCACTTCCGGCATCAACTGGCGGATGCGCTCCTCCTCGGGGATCCCGTGGTTCTGGATCTCAAGGTAGTAGTAGTCCTGCCCGAGGATGTCCCGGTAGGTGGCGGCGGCCTCCACCGCGGCAGCCACGTTGCCCGAGCGCAGGTGGAAGTTGGGCTCGCCGCTCATGCAGGCGGAGAGGCCGATCAACCCGTCGGCATATTTGGAGAGGATCTCGCGGTCGATGCGCGGCCGGTAGTAGAAGCCCTCCAGGTAGGCCGCCGAGGCCAGCTTGACCAGGTTGCGGTAGCCCGTCTCGTTGCGGGCCAGGAGCACCATGTGGTAGCTCTTGTTTTCGCGCTCGGCCGTGCGGTTGTGCCGGTCGGCGGCGATGTACGCCTCCATGCCGATGATCGGCTTGATGCCCTGTTTCACGCACGCCTGGTAGAACTCGACGGCGCCGAACATGTTGCCGTGGTCGGTCAGCGCCAGGGCGGGCTGTTCGTACTTCGCCGCCCGCTTGGCCATGTCGCCCGTCTTCTGGGCGCCGTCCAGCAGCGAGTAGTCGGAATGGTTGTGCAGGTGGACGAAAGTCTCGGTCGCCATGGCCAGCCTTCCGCGGATCCTTCGCGGCGGTGGGACGGTCAGGGTCGCGGGCGCGGCAGGGCGCCGTCAGGGGGGCTGAAGATAACAGGAATCGCCCGCGGTCACAACGAGCGGCCGCGGGCGATCGGGATCCGTGTTGAACAGTCGCCGGCGGGGGTCAGTTCCCGGCCGTGAAATGATCGCGCAGTTTCGCGATGCCCTCCCGCAGGGTGACCGGCGGCCGGTCCAGCAGGGTGAGCATCTTGGTGACGTCCGGGCAGCGGCGCGTCATGTCGCCCTCGCTGAGCGGGGGCAGGAACTTCAGTTCCGACTTCGAGCCGCAGGTCTCGATGACCAGTTCGGCCAGCGCGCGGATCGTGATCTCCTCGGCGCCGCCAACATTGACCACGTCGTTGACGAAGGCGCGCCGGTAGTGCGCGCTCAGGCAGGCGCCCACCGTGTCGTCGACGAAGCAGAACGTGCGGGTCTGGGCGCCATCGCCGTAGATGGTCAGCGGTTCGCCGCGCATGGCCAGCCGCACGAAGCGCGGGAGCACGAAGTCCTCGGTCTGGTTCGGCCCGTAGGTGTTGAAGAACCGGAAGATCGTGTAGGGCAGGCCGTACTCTCGCTGGTACGTGGTCAGGTAGGCCTCGCCCACGTTCTTGACGATCGCGTACGGCAGCCGCGAATTCAGCGGCGTCGTCTTCTCGTTCTGCGGGATCTCGAACGGCTCGCCGTAGACCTCGCTCGACGACGAGAAGTACACGCGACCCACGCCGGTGTTCTTGCTGAGCTTCAGCACGTTGTCGAAGCCCTTGATGTCGTCCAGCACCATCATCGGGTTGGCCAGCGTGCGCTGCACGCCCACCACTGCCGCGAAGTGGAACACGAAATCGAAGTTGTGCACGAAGAACAGCGGGCCGATGTCGTCCCACCGGTTCACGTCGCACTTGACGAACCGCACGTTGGGCAGGTGGGTCGGGACTTTCTTCAGGCTGCCCGTCAGCAGGTTGTCCGCCACCACGACGTGGTTCTTGGCATCGGCCGCCAGACGCGCCGTCAGCGCGCTGGCGATATTGCCGGCGCCGCCGGTCACCAGGATATTCGGCATCGATTCCTTCTCCCGTTACGCGTCCCGCACCCGTTCGTCGCCGACCATGGGTCTCCCGGCGGGATTCCCCACGCTTCGACGACCATGGCCCGCACGCACGCCCCACCCCCCACGGGGCGGGCGGCCGCGGACCCAGCCTAGGCTTCGGCGCGATTAGCCGCAACTTGAATCCCGAGCGGGGATTGCCCGGATCAGGACCCAGCGCCCGGGTTGTACCAGGCATGGAGCGTCCGGAACTGCCGCCAGGCGGTCGAGACGAGGTCCAGGTCGCCGTCGCCGTCCAGGTCGCAGGCCCGGGCGCCCAAATGGCTCGACCGGGGTCCCGTGTCGACCAGCCGGGCGTGCCATGCGCCGCCCGAATCGCCGGGGTTCAGCAGGAGGAAGGTGCGGTTGTCCGCCGCCACGCGGCCCGCCTGCATGTCGGTGTGCTCGGCCACGGCCAGGTCGGGCCGGCCGTCGCCGTTGAAGTCGGCAACGTCGAGGCTGTTGGCCGATCGCGAGAGGGACAGCGGGTGCCGCCGCCAGGGTGCGTCGAACGGCCCGCCACCGGGTGCCGGCGTGAACCAGGCCACCACCGCGGTCTCCTCCAGGTCTCCCGTTTCCTCGCTGACGACCAGGTCCAGCCGGCCGTCACCGTCGATATCAGCCGGCACGATGCGGTCGGCGCGGCCGGGCGTGGTCGCCAGCACGTGCGCCGGCCAGTGCCCTTCAGCGGCAATCGCCGGTCCCGGATTCACGAACGCGACGAGGTGGAACCCGTCGCGCGTCGAGGTGACCAGGTCGCAGTTGCCGTCGCCGTCGAGGTCGAGGGCGGCGACGGCCTCCTCCTCGGTGGGTTCGGCCACCGTGGTCAGCGACCACGGCAGCGCCGGGTCGGGCGGGATGGCCAGGCAACACAGGTGCATGCCGCGGGTGAAGGCGAGCTCGGCCGCCCCGCCCGGCAGCAGATCGGCGACGGCTGCGCCCTGCGTGCGCCCGCGTGGTACGGGGGCCACGGCGCGTTCGGTCCAGGTTGTGGCGTCGTGCCCGGTCGCCTCGAGCCACAGGGCCTGCTCGCCGCGGAAGCCCACCAGATCGGCCTGGTCGTCGCCGTCGACATCGGGGGCAAAGAACACGTCCACTCCCGCCGGCAGCGCCACCTTCTGCCAGGGCTGACCGCGACCGCCGCGGTTGAGGTAGAGCATGCCGCCCGCCACCACGTCCGGGCGGCCGTCATGGTTCACGTCGCAGAACAGCAGCCCCATCGTGCCGAACTGGTCGTCGGGACGCGCATCGTCGATCGGTGCGTAGGGCCAGGCGCTTTCACCGGCGGCGGCCGCGTCCGGCGCGAGGCTCAGCACCTTGTCCGCCGTCCGGTTCTCCCACAACTCGAACACGCGGCCGCTGCCGCCGTAGTTCTTGCCGGCCAGGTCGATGTCCCCGTCGTTGCCCAGGTCGAAGGCCCGCAGGTTGTGCGAGCCGGTGACGGCGAGCACTTCCTCGACCCACCCGGAATCGCCCTGCAGGTAGACGAGCACCCGCTTGCCGCCGGTGTGCATTTCAGCCGTGGCCAGGTCCAGGTCGCCGTCGCCGTCGAAGTCGGCCAGCTGCAGGCTGTGGGCGCCGGTGAGCACCAACTCGCCCACGCGGTGCTCGGGCCACGACGGCTCGCGGGGGTCTGCCGGTGCGGCAAACCAGGCCACCGGTCCTTCGCCTTCCGAGGCGGTCAACGCCACGTCCAGCCTGCCGTCGCCGTCGATGTCACCTGTCTGCACGCGCGCATCCGGGCTCCAGCCCGGGGCGAAATCGTGGCGCAGCCACTCGCCACCCAGCGGCTCGGCAGGCGCCTCGAACCACAGGCCGCCCAGGACCAGGTCGAGGTCGCCATCGCCATCAAGGTCGGCCAGGTGGGTGCCCTCGCCCTCGCGTTCGACCAGCGTGCGCGATTGCCAGGTGCCGGGTGCCGTCTGCAGGTGGATGCGGACGGCGTGCTTGTCGCAGGTGGCCGCGTCGACATCGCCGTCGCCGTCGATCCTGCGCCGGCCAGTCGGCCTTCAGGTCGCCCGGGTTGCGCAGCCACAACAGCCCGCGGTCTGTGTCGCCGACGACAATGTCGAGGTGCGTGTCGCCGTCGATGTCGGCCAGCTGCATGTCGGTGGTGAACTGGCCGCTCGCCAGTGGACGCTTGTCCCACTGCGGGTACTGGTACCAGAAGAGGCCCGGGCCGTCGGCGTGCTCGCCGCCGAGCACCAGGTCGGCGTAGCCGTCGCCGTCGAGATCACCGGCGGCACAGACGTCGGTGCAGCAGTCCTCGCCGCCGGGCGGGGCCGCGTCGACGACCTGGCGCCGGAAGGCGACCGGACCATCGATGACCGGGGATGCCGGCTGCGACTTTCCGCCGCAACCGGCCACGAACAGCAATGCCGCCAACGGCAACCAGGCCGCGGCGGCAGGACGCAGGATCAGTTTCACGTAGACCTCCGGCGCCGGCGATGTTACCGCGGCGTCGCCAGCATGTGGATCACGCACCAGGCGATGTCGGGGTAGGCGTCCGGCAACCGGCCGACACGATAGCCGTGATCCCCGCAGAACGCTTCACAGGCGGCGGCCTTCGCCTCGGCGAGGGCGGCATCGGCGTCGTCCACCTCGAGCAGCAGCACCGGCCGCGCCGCGGCGAGCAGCCCCACGGCCCCGCGCAGCACGGCCAGTTCGGCGCCTTCCACGTCGATCTTCACCAGCGCCGGCCGCGTTGCCGGCTCGCCGGCATGCCAGGCGTCGAGGGTGGTCAGCGGCACCTCGATCTCGCCGCAGGCGTCGGGCGGCAGGTCGGTGCCGGCCAGCGCGGAGCCGCCCGAAAGCCGCGCCAGGACCAGTCGGGCCGAGCCGCAGCGATCGCCGACCGCGCTCTCCACCACCTCGAGCCGGGACAGCCCGTTCAGGCGCGCGTTGCGGCGGACCAGGCGTGCATTCGCCGGCACCGGCTCGAAGGCGACCACGCGACCGGCCGGGCCCACCAGCTTCGCGGCGATCACCGCGATGAAGCCCACGTTGGCACCGACGTCGAGCACCACATCGCCGGGCTTCAGGCATTCGGCCAGCGCCTGCTGGACCGGCGGCTCGTAGGTGCCGGCAGCGAAATCGGGGTTGCCGCCGCCGACATCGAAGCGCAGCCCGCGGCCGGGTCCGGCGCCGATGACAGCCGGCCCTGCAGGGAACAGGCGGCGCCAGGCCGAACGCACGTTCACGCCCGCGGCCCCTTCCCGGCAACGATCTCGCGCCGCCGCAGATACTCGCGCCCCCGGAAGAACATGGACAGCCACTGCCCGCCGGCGACATCGGCGAGCACGGGCCAGCGCGGCTGGTCGGCCGGCCGCGACATCTGCGTGGCGTGGCAGTCCAGGGCGCGGCGCTTGGTCCCGGCCACGGCGGCGATCTCGACCCTGTGCTTCAGGTGGGCGAGCCGCTGCCCGCAGGCACGCAGCCCGGCCAGCACGACGCCGGGGCGATGCAGCCGACGCGCCACGGGCGGACAGACCCACGGCCAGTGGTGCCAGAACCACACGG comes from bacterium and encodes:
- a CDS encoding VCBS repeat-containing protein — translated: MQTGDIDGDGRLDVALTASEGEGPVAWFAAPADPREPSWPEHRVGELVLTGAHSLQLADFDGDGDLDLATAEMHTGGKRVLVYLQGDSGWVEEVLAVTGSHNLRAFDLGNDGDIDLAGKNYGGSGRVFELWENRTADKVLSLAPDAAAAGESAWPYAPIDDARPDDQFGTMGLLFCDVNHDGRPDVVAGGMLYLNRGGRGQPWQKVALPAGVDVFFAPDVDGDDQADLVGFRGEQALWLEATGHDATTWTERAVAPVPRGRTQGAAVADLLPGGAAELAFTRGMHLCCLAIPPDPALPWSLTTVAEPTEEEAVAALDLDGDGNCDLVTSTRDGFHLVAFVNPGPAIAAEGHWPAHVLATTPGRADRIVPADIDGDGRLDLVVSEETGDLEETAVVAWFTPAPGGGPFDAPWRRHPLSLSRSANSLDVADFNGDGRPDLAVAEHTDMQAGRVAADNRTFLLLNPGDSGGAWHARLVDTGPRSSHLGARACDLDGDGDLDLVSTAWRQFRTLHAWYNPGAGS
- a CDS encoding NAD-dependent epimerase/dehydratase family protein, encoding MPNILVTGGAGNIASALTARLAADAKNHVVVADNLLTGSLKKVPTHLPNVRFVKCDVNRWDDIGPLFFVHNFDFVFHFAAVVGVQRTLANPMMVLDDIKGFDNVLKLSKNTGVGRVYFSSSSEVYGEPFEIPQNEKTTPLNSRLPYAIVKNVGEAYLTTYQREYGLPYTIFRFFNTYGPNQTEDFVLPRFVRLAMRGEPLTIYGDGAQTRTFCFVDDTVGACLSAHYRRAFVNDVVNVGGAEEITIRALAELVIETCGSKSELKFLPPLSEGDMTRRCPDVTKMLTLLDRPPVTLREGIAKLRDHFTAGN
- a CDS encoding FkbM family methyltransferase, whose amino-acid sequence is MNVRSAWRRLFPAGPAVIGAGPGRGLRFDVGGGNPDFAAGTYEPPVQQALAECLKPGDVVLDVGANVGFIAVIAAKLVGPAGRVVAFEPVPANARLVRRNARLNGLSRLEVVESAVGDRCGSARLVLARLSGGSALAGTDLPPDACGEIEVPLTTLDAWHAGEPATRPALVKIDVEGAELAVLRGAVGLLAAARPVLLLEVDDADAALAEAKAAACEAFCGDHGYRVGRLPDAYPDIAWCVIHMLATPR
- a CDS encoding VCBS repeat-containing protein, which gives rise to MKLILRPAAAAWLPLAALLFVAGCGGKSQPASPVIDGPVAFRRQVVDAAPPGGEDCCTDVCAAGDLDGDGYADLVLGGEHADGPGLFWYQYPQWDKRPLASGQFTTDMQLADIDGDTHLDIVVGDTDRGLLWLRNPGDLKADWPAQDRRRRRCRRGHLRQARRPHPPADGTRHLAIAHAGRTRGRGHPPGRP